The segment AGATTGAACGGGTGACTCACGCGTGTCGGGAGTGGAGCACACTAAGGGGTGGCACAGAACAGGGTAGCACAGAGAAATGAGTGATGACGCGCAGCATTCCAGCACGGTAGACGCCGAACATTTCGTCACTTTGTTCGATCTTCAATTTCTATCTTTGGGGATTTCGCTCTATCGATCCTTGCTGAAGCATTATCCTGTGGCGGAATTGTGGGTTGTCTGTCTGGATGAGAAAGTTGAGTTCGCCCTGCGTAAATTGAGATTACCTAAGCTGCATCTGATTCCCCTCAAGACTATCGAGTCCGCCGAGTTACTGGAAGTCAAACCGACACGGAGTCGAGCGGAGTACTGCTGGACGTTAACTCCGTTCACAGTGGAGGCGGTGTTTTCGCGTAACGACTTCGTGCGTCGGGTAACTTATCTGGACGCTGATTTATATTTTCTGGATTCACCGGCATCGTTCTTTGTCGAACTGGAGACGCATAAAAAGCAGATCCTGATCTCCGAACATGCTTACGCACCCGAGTATGATCAGACAGAGACGAGCGGCCGCTTCTGTGTGCAGTTCTTGACATTCTCTCGTGATCCGGCGGCGTTGGAAGTCGCTCATTGGTGGCAGGCACGCTGTTTGGAATGTTGTTCGGAGGTGCCAGTCGACGGAAAGTTTGGTGATCAGAAATATCTGGACGATTGGCCGACGTTGTTTGGCGATGTCGTTCATGTCGCCCAGAAAACAGAGAAGACTATTGCACCGTGGAATGTGGGGCATCAGTTAGAAAAAAGGAATGGCCCACTCGATCCAGTCTTTTATCATTTTCATGGATTGCGGTTGTATCAAGGTGGCTACTGCCGATTGTATTCCGGCTATCAAATCCCGAACGAAGCCCTTTATCTGTACGACATATATCTAGCCAGTTTGACGGAGTCGTTTCAACTACTGTCGGGTCAAGGCATTCAGGTCTCCTATCCCAAACGGAATCGATCGCCGAAAGAATTGGCTCGGCTTTTCAAAAGGAAATGGTATAAAACCGAAGCGTGGCGGCATCTTGAGACCGCTTCTTTTTGACAGGACTCTTCCAGCCGGGTTACACTGACACCAAGATAAATCCATTCAGAACTTAAAGGTGCATCATGGCGGCGACACGAAGGCTCTTTCTTAAAACGGCGGCAACGGGTGCGCTACTCTCGCCCGTGACCTTTCTCAGAGCTAACGGAGCGAATGGTGAAGAACCGGCGCTCGGTATGTCGGCTCCGGACTTGAAGACGGGGGAAGTGATCCGCACTCAGGGCCAATTGCTTCCCTCCGGGGAGTTTCTTCGCGAAGAGCGTCGACTCGTCCCGGTTGCTGGAACCAGCGACGTTCTGGTTTGCGGAGGTGGCCCGGCAGGAATCGCGGCGGCACTGGCGGCCGCGCGGCAGGGAGCGAAGACGCAACTTCTCGAGTTCGCCGGTTGTCTGGGAGGTGTCTGGACGGCGGGGATGTTGACGAAAATTCTCGACGCCGGAAACAAGTCGGGCATCATGAAAGAAATCCTGAAGGCTCTATCCGCACAGGGAAGCGACGTTGCCAAAACCAGTTCTGGTACGGTGTACGACCCTGAACTGGCCAAACGTGTTCTGGAAGAAATGTGCGTAGAAGCAGGAATTGAAATCCAATTGCATACGCTGGTTGTCGGTGCGGTGACGGACGAACAGAACCGGTTGGTTGCGGTAATTACTGAATCCAAATCGGGTCGACAGGCGTGGTTGGCAGAACGGTTCATCGATTGTACTGGCGATGGCGATCTCGCGGCGCAGGCGGGCTGTCAATTCGATGTGGGACTCAACGATGATTGTGACTGTCAACCCATGAGCTTGATGGCGTTACTGACAGGGATCGATCCGCAAGAAGTGGAACCTTACATTCGCGAAACAGGTCGTGAGGCTAAACAACGCTTTCTCAAACTGATGCGGGACGCCGGTATCAACCCTTCGTATCGAGCACCGACGTTGCGCCATTTGCATGACGGTATATTTTCATTAATGACCAATCACGAATACGGTGTCTCTGCCTTCGACGCGGGGGCCATTTCGAAAGCGACTATCAACGCTCGAAAAGAAGTGTTTGAGATTGTCGCCGGTTTGAAAAAACTAGGTGGTCCATGGTCAGGAATTGCCGTCGTCGCTACAGCAGAGCAGATTGGAGTCCGAGAAGGACGGCGGATTAAAGGCCGTTATACTCTTACGGGAGACGATCTGGTATCCGGGTTACGCCATCCCCAGGCGATCGCCCGCGCGAAGTTCCCGTTTGACGTTCATTCACTGGAACTGGCTGGCAATCCGGAAGAGGTCAACGAATATCGCAAACAGGGAGTGAAATCGTACGACATTCCTTACCCCGCTCTGGTCTCGGCCGATGTCGATAATCTGCTGATGGCGGGACGATGTATCAGTGGGGACTTTCTGGCGCATTCCAGTTACCGGGTCACGGGCAATGCCGTTCCCATGGGAGAAGCGGCAGGCAAGGCCGCTGCCCTTTCAATCACGCAGCAGGTCATGCCGCACGAGATTGAATGGCAAACGGCCCGAAGCAATTCCTGACTTCGAGCCGTTTCCAATTTGTGAATCTGTTCTACCAGAGGCGACAGATTATTTTTTGAGCAATTCAGGCAACAGCTTCTGAAGATCATCGACGTTGCTGGGCCGACTGTGGACGGTGCCATCCTTATTCAACAGGAACATCGTCGGCACCATGATAATACCGTATTCCATCGCGGTTGAACTTTCGTCTCCGCCGGGTTCGTACATCTGTGGCCAGTTGATTTTCTGTTGTGTCAGGAATGGTTTGAGCGTCTCGGGGGTCTGGTCGATGGCGACTCCCAGAATCTCGAAACCGCTTGAGCGGTATTCGGTATATAATTCTTTCAACAGCGGCAGGTCTTCCTGGCATCGTTTTGACCAGGAGGCCCAGTAAATCACAAGAGTGACTTTTCCTTTGAGCTGTGCCGAACTCAGTTTGCCACCAGCCAGATTGCTCCCTTCCAGCAGGAAGGGTTTGCCGTCGGAGTTTAATCGTCGCAAGGCACCATCGGCTCTTTTGGCGACAGTCAAAGTCGGATGCTTTTTAGAGATGGTTTCATACCACTTCTGTGCTTCGCTAACTTCACCACTGAATTCCTGAGCCAGTGCGAGCTGGAACATCGCTTCAGCCGCATCGACCGAGTCTTCGTGTGCTTTGGAGAATTTCTCCAGCTCATCCAGCCACCACGATTGCACCTGTTGACGACCTTCATCGTCGGTGGTTGCTTTCAAACGGGAACTGTATTCAGCCAGAATACGTCGGTACGAGACATAGGCACTGAGAGAATTATTCTTGAGCGAAACTTCCAACGCTTTCAGGCGTTCGAGTCCGGGTGGATATCCACCTGTCTGTACGGCGGCAGCGAGGCCGTCGATCATCTGTTGTAACCATTGCTCTTTTTCTTCGGTACTGGCAGAGGCTTCCACCAGTTTTTCGAGGATATCCGCTCGCTTCGCATTGTACTGAGCGATTGCTTCCGGACTGTCGGACGGACTGGGGCTGGCGGCGTCCAGTTTCTGTAATGCGTCGAGAAGCTTCTGAACTTCTTCTGGAATGCCGGCCATGCTTTCACTGTTACTGAGCGAGGTAATGCTCGGTTGCATCAACACTCCGCTAGCCAGTTGGAGTGAATCTCCCACCAGGGGTTGAGGAACCGCCGTCAGTTTCCAGACATCGCCAAGACTGACCAGTTCGCCAATCTGGATCAGCATGGTCTGGCCACCTGCTTCTACAATCGACATCGCGTTTTCATAAACGAGTAAGTCCTCTCGGGCTTTGCCCTCGTCTGCGGGGATGATGCCGGGAGTGGTTGCGTCAAACCGCATCCACTTGGCTTTCGCGTCCAATCCTTTGGCCGCAGTTCGGGCTTTTTTCATTTGCGCTGCCGCTCCAGTGATATTTTCCTGAATCTGGCGGGACAGTTCATTGGAAATTCCAAGCTTGGTGATTTCCGCCGGAGTGATCATCACCTGCTGCAGGGCAACAAGGTCGTTGTTGATCAATGCTTCGACGGCAACACGGCTAGCTTCCTGAGCGGAAAGTAATTTCCATTCATCGATTTTTCCGTCAGCATTGTTGTCGATACCCCAGCGGGCACCACCTGTATTGAGCCAGCGGCACTGATCGACTTTATTGTCGAAGTTACTGTCGATGTCGCGGTAGACTTCGATCCCGTACTGATAGTACTTCCATTGGTCGACGACATTATCCGCGTTGGTGTCAGTGAATCGTCGGAGGACTTCTCCCTGCGGACCCAGAACAACCCAACCGGATGCTTTCCCATTCTTTTCGACTTCGACTTTGCAGTCGGCGTACTCGGCGGGGGTGGGTGTCTGGTATTCGATTCCCTGCTGGACCGGTTTGTACTTAAGTACGTCCGTCAGCTTGGGTCCCTCTGCTGCAAACAGCACGGAGGGGGCCAGCATGCCAACTACCAGCAATGTTATGGAATAATCAAACCAAGGTGAGCGAAAAGCGTTCCCTGCTTTCATTATGAAATACTCCCTGTTCTGAACCTCGATCAGGCCCATCGATCGTTTGAGTTAGTCTGTAGAAGATACACGTGATGTTTAAACTGAAGTTGCGATGGTCTGGGTAGTTTTCCCAGCTCATCCAATTCGCCGCGAATTATAGTCGATCCGAGGCTTTGGAGTCAGGCCCAGTTTTTCCCTGTTTTTATAGTGTGAATCAAGACACTTTCCTGGGGATCCGGAAATCACGAGTTAAACCGGAACGGGTCCGCATTCATTTCGTAACCGGGTCGCATGCCGACGTTTAGGATTAAACCTAACGCGGCACAGGTTGACAGTAGACTGGAGCCCCCGTAGCTGAGCAGCGGGAGAGTCATTCCCGTGATCGGCATTAAACCGACGGTCATTCCGGTGTTAATGAGTGTCTGTGTCGCCAGAAGCGCGACGATTCCGACGACTAGTAAGCGTCCAAAAGGTTCATTCGTCGCGTTCGCAATCCGTAGCCCGCATCCAAACAATATAATGTACAAGGCAAAGATCGACGCACAGCCAAGAAAGCCCCATTGTTCCCCCACCAGGCAGAAAACGAAGTCGGTTCGTCCTGCAGGCAGGTAGTAAGCCCCCGGGTCTTCGACGGTTTGGCCCGTTACGGCACTACCGCTGAACCCACCCAGTGCCAGCATCTGTTTGGAGTGATGCAGGTGGTAACCGTCTCCTCGGGGCATCACTCCGCCATCTTCCTGTTGGAAGACCGTCACGACGCGAGATTTCTGTTCGGCCGACATTCCCAACCAGAGCAGGGGAAGCGAAACTATTCCCAAAGTAATGATTAACAGTAAATGTCGCGGACGAGCCCCTGCGGCAAACAACATTGAGAACAGAACCGGCAGGAACAACAGAGATGTTCCCAAGTCAGGTTCTTTCAGGATGAGTGCGACTGGCAGGAAAGTGAGGGCGAATGGAATCAGCAGGCCGGTGATGCGGCGATAGTTCCGGCGATACATGAGGTAATGCGCCAGGGCCATGATGTACGTAAGCTTGGCAAATTCGGATGGCTGGAGATAGGCGACCCCCAGTGGAATCCAACGGTGAGATCCGTTTCGGGCGGGCATGAAGTAGACCGTCACCAGCAGGAACAGGCTGACTCCAAACAGAAGATAGCTGAGCGGAATTAAACGTCGGTACGAGACAGTCGTCGTCAAAAACATGACCGGTACCGACAGCATGATCCAGATCAGCTGGCGTTGCATGATTTCACCGGAGCCGACCAAGTCATCGCCACGAGAAATTCCGCTGAGTCCGAGTCCCATCAAGCAGAGCGCGCACAACACGATCGTGTAGGATGCACGATGCATCCACAACGACAGTAGTGACGTCCTTGTTCGACCACTCGATAACGCGACAGACATGACAGGTTCGATTCCTTCTGAACCCAAACAAACCGTTCTGGAAAATTTGAATTGAGGCATAAGGTGTAGCGAATTCGGGCAAATCAGGAAACCCCGATCGTGTGCCAGCGACCCGCTGTGGACGCTTACACTCCCGAATTTCATTCGATATGATGGCCCGCGATGAGATCGGATTTCCCAATAGAAAATGAATAGGACACATTCTGAAACCTGCTGGTAGCTGCTTCTCCGGCCGTAAATCAAAGGCCAGTTTGAATTTCCAGAGGGTTTCAGGACCGCTTACTGAGTGATTTCAACAATGAAACAGGTGTGATGATGACGACGACGAACATCCCCCCCGCGTACGATCGAATGGTCGAATTGCTTCGTGAAAAAGCGGTATTAAATTCATGCGGATCGCTGCTCGGATGGGATGAGCAAACTTACATGCCTCCTGCCGGTGGAGAACACCGGGCGAATCAACTCGCCCTGCTGGCCGGACTGACGCACGAGCGAGCTACGACCCCCGAACTGGGAGGGTTGCTGGGTGAACTAAAAGAGTTCGAGGAGAGTGCCGGATCCGAATCGGTTCTGGCGGTGAACATTCGAGCTGCCCGCCGCGATTATGACCGAGCGACTCAACTGCCGCGTAAGCTGGTGGAAGAGATGACTCGCGAGATCTCACTGGCTCAGCAGAAATGGGTTGCCGCACGTAAGCAGGCCGATTTCAGCATATTTCAGAAGTCTCTTGAAAGCATCATTCGTCTGAAAAGAGAAGAGGCGTCCATCCTGAAAAAAGAGGGGGAAACACTCTACGATGCCCTGTTGGACGAATACGAACCAGGCATGCGAGCCGAGCAGGTGCAGGCACTGTTCGATCCCTTGAGAGAGGGGGTTATAAAACTGTTACAGCAGATCAAAGACTCCTCCGTCGAACCGAAAACTGAAATCCTGAAGCGGAGCTATCCCACAGATCGCCAACATGAATTGGGACAGGCGGCCGCGGCGCAGATTGGGTTTGATTTTGAACGAGGTCGACTTGATACCACCGCTCATCCATTCTGTAGCGAGATTGGACCGGGCGACTGCCGTCTAACAACCCGCTATTTTGAGAACTTCTTCAACTCCGGCTTCTTTGGAATTCTGCATGAAGCCGGGCATGGGATGTATGAGCAGGGTTTAAACGTCGAGCAGTACGGTCTGGCGATGGGGCTTTCTGTTTCGCTCGGCATTCATGAATCGCAGTCACTCCTGTGGGAAAACTTTGTAGGTCGCAGTCGTCCCTTCTGGAATCATTTCTACCCGAAAGTACAGGGGATGTATCCCGAATCGCTGAACGGTGTATCGCTCGACGAGTTTTACACGGCGATCAACGATGTTCGTCCTTCTTACATTCGTGTCGAAGCCGATGAGCTGACCTACAACCTGCACATCATGCTGCGATTTGAACTCGAACAGAAACTGCTCGCAGGAGAACTCGAAGCAGCCGATGTCCCGGAAGTCTGGAACAGCCGGTTCACGGAGTATCTGGGAGTTACTCCCGAGAATGATGCTCAAGGTTGCCTGCAGGACATTCACTGGAGTGCGGGGCTGATGGGTTACTTCCCCACGTATGCACTTGGAAAAATGTACTCCGCGCAATTCTTCAAAGCGGCTCAGAATGAAATCCCCGATTTGAGCGATCTAATTGCAAACGGTGAATTCGGCGAGTTGAAATCCTGGCTCAATAAGAACATTCATGATCGCGGCCAGCAATACCAGGCTCGGGACTTGGTGAAAGTGGTCACGGGGAATGAGCTTTCTGAGAAACCATTGCTCGAAGCCCTCGGTACGAAGTACGGAGAGATTTACGGGTTCTAGAAATCAACGATTCCCCAGGTTTTATAGCTGACTCTTTGTTCTCGGCGGTTTTGATTTAACACGAAGACACCAAGGCACGAAGAATTAATACTGAGTGCATCGACAGAGAGATCCTTGTCGATGCCTATCTCAGGTGCTTATGCCGGGCGACACTGCTGGCTTGCCCAGCAGTGTGATTGCAAAGAGCGGCAACAGGCGCTTCCTCATCGCGGCTGCTTTGTGTTCGTCACTAAATACGAATGGCTCCCAGAAGTCTCACCGTCACCGTGCAAGCATTTTGACGGTACTGGATTTTCGCACAGCGCAAAAAAATGGGCACCGGTATGAAACCGGTGCCGCGGAGTTTGAATCAATTATATAGTGCAGATGTGAGAGGCGAGGTCGCCTCCGAGTGGAAAATGCCAGTCCTGCTATGAGGGCAGAACCGAGCGTATCCGGTAGTGTGTTATTAATACATTGGTCTATTTTGATGCGTTGTGCAAGTCCTTAGACCATTTATTTTTCCTGCCGAAAAAAACTCCGGCATTTCCCTGTATCTGCTCTTGAACCTGGCTGGTTCGATTATTCCTTGGCGGCGACCGTATCTTTCAGGTCAGACAAGGCAGGGGCGTCAACGTTTTCCGTATTTTTACGGGAAGGAACCCAGCGTCCAACACGAACCATACTCGGTGTACGATGCAGGTTGGTTCCTTTAGGAACGGGTTTGAAGGACCGTTTGCTGGATGCCGTTGCGACAGGAGTCGGTTCAACGGAGGTTTGTGCCAGTTCTTCCTCTTCGGGAACTCCTGCATTCAGATTGCGAGAGCGAATTGGAGTTGGTTCGTTCGCCCGGCGAGGGGTGGGAGTCCGTAAAGACTGCCGATCATCGGTGCGAGAGCGAATCGTGGTGTCTGGTTTTTCAGCCGTGCGGTTGGTGCCGTTGGTCGATTCTGCCGAACGAGGGGCGAAAGGATCAACCGGGGTTGGTGCAAAGGCGGTTGCAGTGCCACCCATGACCGAACCAGCTGGAACATAAGCCACCGAGGTGCCGCTGGGGACAGTTCGGTAAACCGTTCGAGGAACATTTCGAATGACTTCAACAGTCTCGTAACGAACCTGTTGTTCAGCAACTTTGCGTGTGGCCTGGTAGGCCTGCATGGTCGTGTAGTTTTGAGTGACCTGGCGAGTACCCTGAATCGCGACCTGACGGGTGACGGGCACCTGTTGAGCGACGACGTTGGG is part of the Polystyrenella longa genome and harbors:
- a CDS encoding glycosyl transferase, whose amino-acid sequence is MSDDAQHSSTVDAEHFVTLFDLQFLSLGISLYRSLLKHYPVAELWVVCLDEKVEFALRKLRLPKLHLIPLKTIESAELLEVKPTRSRAEYCWTLTPFTVEAVFSRNDFVRRVTYLDADLYFLDSPASFFVELETHKKQILISEHAYAPEYDQTETSGRFCVQFLTFSRDPAALEVAHWWQARCLECCSEVPVDGKFGDQKYLDDWPTLFGDVVHVAQKTEKTIAPWNVGHQLEKRNGPLDPVFYHFHGLRLYQGGYCRLYSGYQIPNEALYLYDIYLASLTESFQLLSGQGIQVSYPKRNRSPKELARLFKRKWYKTEAWRHLETASF
- a CDS encoding FtsW/RodA/SpoVE family cell cycle protein is translated as MSVALSSGRTRTSLLSLWMHRASYTIVLCALCLMGLGLSGISRGDDLVGSGEIMQRQLIWIMLSVPVMFLTTTVSYRRLIPLSYLLFGVSLFLLVTVYFMPARNGSHRWIPLGVAYLQPSEFAKLTYIMALAHYLMYRRNYRRITGLLIPFALTFLPVALILKEPDLGTSLLFLPVLFSMLFAAGARPRHLLLIITLGIVSLPLLWLGMSAEQKSRVVTVFQQEDGGVMPRGDGYHLHHSKQMLALGGFSGSAVTGQTVEDPGAYYLPAGRTDFVFCLVGEQWGFLGCASIFALYIILFGCGLRIANATNEPFGRLLVVGIVALLATQTLINTGMTVGLMPITGMTLPLLSYGGSSLLSTCAALGLILNVGMRPGYEMNADPFRFNS
- a CDS encoding carboxypeptidase M32; the encoded protein is MMTTTNIPPAYDRMVELLREKAVLNSCGSLLGWDEQTYMPPAGGEHRANQLALLAGLTHERATTPELGGLLGELKEFEESAGSESVLAVNIRAARRDYDRATQLPRKLVEEMTREISLAQQKWVAARKQADFSIFQKSLESIIRLKREEASILKKEGETLYDALLDEYEPGMRAEQVQALFDPLREGVIKLLQQIKDSSVEPKTEILKRSYPTDRQHELGQAAAAQIGFDFERGRLDTTAHPFCSEIGPGDCRLTTRYFENFFNSGFFGILHEAGHGMYEQGLNVEQYGLAMGLSVSLGIHESQSLLWENFVGRSRPFWNHFYPKVQGMYPESLNGVSLDEFYTAINDVRPSYIRVEADELTYNLHIMLRFELEQKLLAGELEAADVPEVWNSRFTEYLGVTPENDAQGCLQDIHWSAGLMGYFPTYALGKMYSAQFFKAAQNEIPDLSDLIANGEFGELKSWLNKNIHDRGQQYQARDLVKVVTGNELSEKPLLEALGTKYGEIYGF
- a CDS encoding TlpA disulfide reductase family protein, which translates into the protein MKAGNAFRSPWFDYSITLLVVGMLAPSVLFAAEGPKLTDVLKYKPVQQGIEYQTPTPAEYADCKVEVEKNGKASGWVVLGPQGEVLRRFTDTNADNVVDQWKYYQYGIEVYRDIDSNFDNKVDQCRWLNTGGARWGIDNNADGKIDEWKLLSAQEASRVAVEALINNDLVALQQVMITPAEITKLGISNELSRQIQENITGAAAQMKKARTAAKGLDAKAKWMRFDATTPGIIPADEGKAREDLLVYENAMSIVEAGGQTMLIQIGELVSLGDVWKLTAVPQPLVGDSLQLASGVLMQPSITSLSNSESMAGIPEEVQKLLDALQKLDAASPSPSDSPEAIAQYNAKRADILEKLVEASASTEEKEQWLQQMIDGLAAAVQTGGYPPGLERLKALEVSLKNNSLSAYVSYRRILAEYSSRLKATTDDEGRQQVQSWWLDELEKFSKAHEDSVDAAEAMFQLALAQEFSGEVSEAQKWYETISKKHPTLTVAKRADGALRRLNSDGKPFLLEGSNLAGGKLSSAQLKGKVTLVIYWASWSKRCQEDLPLLKELYTEYRSSGFEILGVAIDQTPETLKPFLTQQKINWPQMYEPGGDESSTAMEYGIIMVPTMFLLNKDGTVHSRPSNVDDLQKLLPELLKK
- a CDS encoding FAD-dependent oxidoreductase produces the protein MAATRRLFLKTAATGALLSPVTFLRANGANGEEPALGMSAPDLKTGEVIRTQGQLLPSGEFLREERRLVPVAGTSDVLVCGGGPAGIAAALAAARQGAKTQLLEFAGCLGGVWTAGMLTKILDAGNKSGIMKEILKALSAQGSDVAKTSSGTVYDPELAKRVLEEMCVEAGIEIQLHTLVVGAVTDEQNRLVAVITESKSGRQAWLAERFIDCTGDGDLAAQAGCQFDVGLNDDCDCQPMSLMALLTGIDPQEVEPYIRETGREAKQRFLKLMRDAGINPSYRAPTLRHLHDGIFSLMTNHEYGVSAFDAGAISKATINARKEVFEIVAGLKKLGGPWSGIAVVATAEQIGVREGRRIKGRYTLTGDDLVSGLRHPQAIARAKFPFDVHSLELAGNPEEVNEYRKQGVKSYDIPYPALVSADVDNLLMAGRCISGDFLAHSSYRVTGNAVPMGEAAGKAAALSITQQVMPHEIEWQTARSNS